Part of the Phragmites australis chromosome 23, lpPhrAust1.1, whole genome shotgun sequence genome is shown below.
attgatAAGATTGAAGATGGACCGAATATGAATGTACGATGCTAACCGTAGCGGCCCAGAGTTTTTTAATAGCATGGAAGCCTTTTTGAGCAGCTATGGCATACAAGTAAATTAATTGTGATGACTATATATATTGTTCATGCAATAATTATAAGAATGAGAAGTAGTTTTTAAGCATAGAGCAGATCTATGCACACTTGCTTTAGAGGAGTTTTAAGCCTGGCTATACACGTTGGACCAAACACGGTGAAGATGGGGAGTTTGAACATGAAGGACAACCCATTGTTGAAGAAGACAGAGACAACGATATGATGGATGGTGAAGATAACTATATGCTAGTGTTCAAAGATACTTTGGTCCAcgacgatgaagatgatatAACCAGATGTTGCGCGATAAGGAGGGGGACTTCATCAGTGAGAGACATCATCAAAAGTTCTATGACTATGATAGATGATTCTAAAACACCCATGTTTCTGAACTGTAAGGATGAGTACACAAAGCTACATACGATGCTGACACTATTACAGTTAAAGGCTAGCAACATTTGGTCGGATAAGAgcttcaacgagttgttacATTTCTTGGGTGACTTGCTACCAAAGGAGAATGTGTTGCCTGAAACCACATACCAGGTCATACAAGTTGCATGTCCGTTGGGTttggaaatagagaaaatacattTATGTCCAAGTGACTGCATACTATATTGCAAATATTTTGCATAATTAGATGCATGTCCGGTGTGCGGAGCATCATGGTACAAGCGGCGcaacaatgataatgatgtgcgGGTGAACcgtaagaagaaaagaccccctgctatggtggtgtggtatttccATATAATCCTCTATTTGAGGTGATTATTTGCGAGCAAAAGACATGCCTAGTTGATGTGATGTTATGCCGAAGAGCGCAAGAAAGACGAAATGCTCAGACATCTCattgatggcatgcaatggaggaatattaatagaaaatacaagaagacaTTTGCACTTGATGTGAGGAATATACGGTTCAGGTTGAGTACAGATGAGATGAATCATTTAGGCAATATGAGCAGTAGTCACACCACTTGACCTGTGACTCTCTATATCTATAACCTTCCACCTTAtatgtgtatgaagcgaaagtaccttATGGTGCCATTGCTGATAGAAGGGACGAGTCAACCTAGAAACGATATCGATATGTACCTACAACCTTTGGTTAAAGATCTCATAATGTGGGACAATGGTGTACAGGTATGCGATGAGTATAAATgtgagaacttcaccctacgcgcattgttgttcataacaatccaagattagCTTGCTCTGTAACCTATCGGGGATAGTCGGTTAAAGGATACAATGGATGTGTCCAGTGCTTGGAAGATGCAATAGGCCGGTGTGAGGAgccgtccagataatattctaactaatcactaggaggatcattattcataatcacaaccttgatgattaatcagaatattatCCCGGTAGcaccagcacgtgttttgtgtttaagatcagaacacatgtctttccaacttatacatcacaacaaagcttaagaaagagcgaataattaatattatattatagttcttaagcatgcaacaggttattacaatttacagcaaaaagaGAGCTAAGAGGAGACTAAAACATGCTTAACTCTTAACCAGTAAAagaaactaagcagcggaagactaaaagctatacaataaaaggaggatggagtcatatgcccttaggcttcatcacaaaagcacgccaactgagtaggatgcactactcataccCGCCACCACCCGCGGcagacatgaagtagccaaacactatctcttcctcacctgcaaaacctgtaaaGCAGCTGAATACGAAGATACTctcaagacttaatccatacaTGATACAtttaaataacccgactctaaggatcatgcattgaaCTATTAGCAAGGAAAcaaccacaaggttaagtacatttaatatgcttaagcaacctagacatatgtgtgagcacctatacttaaccaataTAAACTGAAATACAACAACTGGTACATGAGTGTaaaaggaaccaaagtaatacaTCAGAGCCAACATCAACATTTTCCAACCATCACCCATACCACCATTTACCCACAATGAAACTCTACGGTGGTGCGCATGGAtagaaagcatgctcatgatttTGGTTGTTCGTGCTATATGACTagggatgcatcatggttctctagcctcaccctgATGAAGCAATATAAGTACAACACTTTCAGGGATGACAGAAAGGCAAGAGTAAAGGCCAAAGGTACAATAAAGGTaagtgagagttttactctcaaagatgtggctttggtgaaGCATCTGGGGTACAATTTTCTCTTTGTATCTCAGCCGTTGGATGAGAGCTTGGAAGTGCAATTCAAGCACGATGCTTCACGTGTTCTTGATTCCTCAGGTATTTTAGTTTGTCGGATTTCTCAAGTTggaagagtttttggagctgacttttctaagtttttttgttcttcttggtgTTTGATTGCACAACCTTCTTTTGAGCTCTGGATGAGGCATAGGAGGCTAGGGCACACGAGTTTCGATTTGCTCACACGGTTCAGTGGCCTTGCTTTGATCTGAGGATtgctcaagctcaagtttgagaaaaaccttATTTGCACTCTTGTCgatatggcaagatggttaccACATCTGACCTactagttaatctggtgatgactgaatgacgggagaacttcttcatatagATACTGTTGGTCCATCCCAAGTCAGTTTgacgggtgggaagtggtatgtacttgtcattgttgatgactactctcgtTATTCTTGGGTGTTTTTTCTTGCAAGCAAGTATTGGACCTATTCACACTTTTAGAGTTTAGCTTTAAGATTGGTCAAGAAACTCCTTGTTGTATTCAGAGCAATCcgtagtgataatggcatcGAGTTTAAAAACTCTCTTTTCGATGTTTTCTACCTTGAACATAGCATTAAGTATTCTATGTGTTGCATCCCTATCACGGATGCAACTAGGCGCCAAACCTTCTCTCTGAGGAAATTTGGTGTCCACATACTGATGTAGAAACAAGCGATCTGCAGAACTTCACACGCTGTATGAGTAAGCTCAACAGAAAGAACAAACAGCACACATCACCAGTAATGGTGTGGTGATACTCGCACTAGGCTCTGGCCGCCAATAAACGCCAATCTTCTTTGTTACGACACTGACCTCTGTGCATGACAAATTTTCTCTGGTGGAAGAAGATAGTAAGTCTACTTGTTCCTGGAGATGAAGATAAATGGCAAAATCATTGTGTCTATTATGGTATTCATATCCTACTCCAAGGAGTCCCGCGATAACTGATTAGATggaacttcattcatcaatgtAGATTTGCAGACGCAGTGGTGAACGTAGATCTGAGCAAAACAGAAAACCAGAACTACTGACATATGTTCCTTGATGgaaacacaagaaaaaaaaataagactGAAGCCGGTAATTTTTGTACCGGATCCGCACTGATCATGCCAAATCCTTTCCTCGCCTCACGCCGGTCTGTGGCTTGCTGGTCACAAGCAGGTAACTGTCGCCGCATCAGCCACACATGATTGGGCTGACAAACAGCAGCCACTCCTTCCACATCCTGCCACCAACGAAGTATTGCCATCCAATGCCCCTTTGTTTGCTTATATGAACCGCTTTCTCAAGCCGGTGGCAGTACCACAGCTAGCTATCTCATCACCATATCGACTACGCAGTCCATTGGCTAGGAAGCAATGGCTCCCTCCGTGATGGCTTCGTCGGCCACCTCGGTTGCTCCCTTCCAAGGGCTCAAGTCCACAGCTGGACTCCCAGCGAGCCGCCGCTCCAGCAGCACCGGCTTGGGCAACATCAACAACGGTGGAAGGATCAGGTGCATGCAGGTAATAGAAGAGAGCGACTTTCTACTTGCTAGTTTGCTGATTTGGGTGTCCGCATATGAACTGAATGTCACTAAGGACGAACTGGTTCGTGCATCTATCAGGTGTGGCCGATTGAGGGCATTAAGAAGTTCGAGACCCTGTCCTACCTGCCGCCCCTCACCACGGAAGACCTCCTGAAGCAGATTGAGTACCTCATCCGGTCGAAGTGGATCCCCTGTCTCGAATTTAGCAAGGTCGGGTTCGTTTACCGTGAGAATGCTAGATCCCCAGGGTACTACGACGGCCGCTATTGGACCATGTGGAAGCTGCCCATGTTTGGCTGCACCGACGCCACCCAGGTGCTCAAAGAGCTCGAGGAGGCCAAGAAGGCCTACCCCGACGCATTCGTCCGCATCATCGGCTTCGACAACGTCAGGCAGGTCCAATGTATCAGTTTCATCGCCTACAAGCCACCAGGTTGTGAGGAGTCTGGCGGCGCCTAAGCACAGCTAGGCTCACTCCTGCATCAGCGACCATGAAGTGTAACTTTGACGTTTGCTTTGGGTCACCATGATctccatttccttttcttttttttgatgTTCAATGGTCTGCTCGTGTATGCGATCTCTCTCTCTGGCCCGAGATTTACTGTGAGGTATACTGCTACTACATGGATACTAATAAGGATATCTGCCTGACTGCCTGCGATGTCGACTAAACTTTGCTACCATAGCACAATTGGGTCTTTACGTAATCTCATTTCAGGATATATTACTTACTAAATAGGCAATGAGATGGAGTGAATGATTGCCAAagccaaattaaaaaaattaagcaaTCCTAATAAAAAACCTAAATTAATCTCGTATTCCCACTATTATAAAAAGGGTCATTCACACCCTCTCTTCAATGCCGGTTTAAAAATAACCTACAGCGATAAGGTATTACTACAAGTTCACAAGGTCCAACTACCGATCAATCAGGGAGCTGTtgagaaccggcagtgataaacaCTACCACTGACGTGTTTTATTACAAGCCGATAGAGACACAACACTGCTAGTTCGTATAATAGACCTATAGTGATGTTGTGTTATCACTACAAGTTGGTTAAAAGAAACAGCAGTGTTGTATAGCTTTTGGTTGGTGTTATGGACCAACAGTGATATGTCACAGTATATAATGGTTCTGTCTCTGAGCCCGACTAGAATAGAGGAGCTCTATTCTGCTCGATGGTTATGCTCGGTGTGGTGGCTTTTTGTGGCGAGCTTGCACGGTGAGGCTTAAAATTTTGGTGGAATCCACATGACCTTAGTAAGTTcatctacattttatttgtatttagatttacttactagattgctctagattttggaAATCGGTGCTTGTTCTATGCTGATAAATTTTGAAGGAGTTAGAGCTCTAagtgacttagtgaatttaaacTAATCGATATTAGATATACATTATCTAGGTAAGTAGGTTCATCTACATTTTATTCATACTTAGATTTATTTGTTAGATTGTTCTAGATTTTCAAAAtaggtgcttgttccatgatgatgaattttgaaaGAGCAAGAACTCTGATTTTgttgataataattaattaaactgATTGTTTTTCATATTAATGCAATGAATTTATAATAATTGATAAAATTGCAGATGGACCGaatatggatgtacgatgctgACCGTAGCGGCCCAAAGTTTTTTAATGGCATGGAAGCCTTTTTGAGCATTGCTAGGACATACATGTAAATTAATTATGATGACTATATATATTGTTCATGCAATAGTTttaagaatgagaagcagtttttaagtatagagcagatccgtgcacacttgcttcaggggggtttcaagcctggctataCACGTTAGACCAAACACGATGAAGAAGATTAAGACAACGATATGATGGCTAGTGAAGATAACTATATGCCAGTGTTCAAAGATACTTTGGtccatgatgatgaagatgatatagtcagatgttgcgcgataaggaggggacttcaccagtgagaGACATCATCAAAAGTTCTATGCCTATGATAGATGATTCTAAAACACCCTTGTTCCCGAACTGTAAGGATGAGTACACAAAGCTATATATGGTGCTGACACTATTACAGTTGAAGGCTAGCAATAGTTGGTCGGATAAGagtttcaatgagttgttaCATTTCTTGGGTGACTTGCTACCAAAGAGGAACGTGTTGCTTGAAACTATGTACCAGGTCATACAGGTTGCATGTCCGTTGGGTTTGGAAATAGAGAAAGTACATGCATGTCCAAGTGACTGCATACTATATTGCAAAGGTTTTGCATAATTGGATGCATGTCAGGTGTGCGGAGCATCATGGTACAAGCGGCGCAACAACGATAATGATGTGCGGGTGAATCATAAGAAGAAAAAACCCCtcgctaaggtggtgtggtattttcctataatctcCTATTTGAGGCGATTATTTGCGAGCAAAAGACATGCCTAGTTGATGTGATGTTATGCCGAAGAGCGCAAGAAAGACAAAATGATCAGACACCTCATTGATGGAATTCAGTGGAGGAATATtaatagaaaatacaagaacaCATCCACACatgatgtgaggaatataaggttcgagtTGAGTACAGATAGGATGAATCATTTaggcaacatgagcaatagtcatatcACTTGATCTGTGACTCTCTATATCTACAGCCTTCCACCTTAtatgtgtatgaagtggaagtacgtTATGGTGCCATTGCAGATAGAAGGGACGAGTCAACCTAGAAACGATATTAATGTGTATCTAAAACCTATGGTTGAAGATCTCATAATGTAGGACAATGATGTACGGGTATGAGATGAGTACAAATgtgagaacttcaccctacgcgcaatattgttcataacaatccaagattagattgctcttggtaacctatcgggATAGTCGGTTAAAGAATACAATGGATGTGTCCAGTGCTTAGAAGATGCAATAGGCTggtgtgaggaactgtccagataatattctaactaatcactaggaggatcattattcataatcacaaccttgatgattaatcagaatatcattccggtagtctcagcatgtgttttgtgctcaagatcgaaACATATGTcattccaacatatacatcacaataaagcttacgaaagagcgaataattaacattatattacagtTCTTAAGTATGaaacaagttattacaatttacagcaaaaagagagctaggaggagactaaaataaactcaactcctaaccagcaaagaAACTAAGCAggggaagactaaaagctatacaacaaaaggaggatggagccatatgcccttaggctccatcacaaaagcacgccaactgagtaggatgcactactcatgcccgccaccacccttggcaggcgtgaagtagccaaacaccacctcttcctcaccgGCAAAACTTGTAGAGTagctgagtatgaaggtattcgcaagacttaatctatatatggtacatataaataacccgacttcaaggatcatgcattgagctattagtaaGGAaacgaccacaaggttaagtacatttaatatgcttaagcaacctagacatatgtgtgagcacatatacttaaccaacataaactGAAATCCAACAATTGGTACATGAGTGTAAAAGGAACTAAAGTAATACATCAGAGCCAACATCAACATTTTCCAACCATCACCCATACCACCATTTACCCACAACGAAACTCTACAGTGGTGCACATGGACAGAAGGCATGGTCATGACCTAGAGcgcggcattttgaaatgtttttacaccctgcagggggatactactttacccacacgatacgagGACTATTCtacttgtgccacccgctaaagggcacacaaggggtactcatgacaagCTTTCCCAATAATTTCCAACCATTTGATTCATGCATCACTTGGTGCGGAggtatccagaactactcccgaagcaaactagatacctctacaagcccattcgctcacaccgtcgatgttcgggcccaaatgatcacagccaCAGAGGTATTCGAGTTACCttaccatcaaattagcatgTAGTGATTACggtaagtgcttaagccaatggAGGCCAATGGTCGGTGCTTAACTGATGCAAAACAGTCTACAGTATTCGGGCTCCCTCTCTAAACTACCCTGGGAACCTCTTCTAAGGCAGATGATACCTGTAACACCGCCCACATatcgcctcatcctcaccactcatccaaccatcatcaatatTTGCAGTATGAACCATAAGTAAACCTATAGCTCACAAGCAATGGAACagtccaccactcgacttctaccggtgatctatgcattgctaagcatctcgtatCACATTTATATTAACATCATTATATGAAgtctaggttacaaggatacgGATTCTTCAATAAGACAAGGTAGAGatcatgcatcaacataggttctacccacatcgAGCTGACAttaactcactaaacatgcaaacatacataaagcataatataTCAATTTAGATTCTACAATTCattcaaagggtgcaatatgcttagatgcttgccttgctgctcaggtgaccgtCAGATACTCCCCTCACAACACTTACAAAACTCGGGAaggttggtgtcaccttcaaccacggCCAGGTCACGCGCCGGTTCTTtactcactaaacaagaacgcgtgcaatgatgtgcatgaatgaagtgcaacaatgtatgccaccatatgcatatgaagaaaaGTCATGAAAATTATGCTTTGTAatgcataaatatttttttccagttagaacaagtcataagaagactagcaaaattagattcaccaattttAGACTTGTAAAAAATTAACGGTTAATTTAtgagccttaacctaattattttatcccaaaatgttaatttaattatttaacaGTTGGGGACACTTTTAATAGGTAGATGAGGTTATTATCAAAccaataaaattggtttcataagttttggagctacaagaatttattatgaaattTGCAAGCTTCACATTGTTTGATGAACACTAACTACGGAGCCTCCGTGAATTTCAGTGGGGATTCCGCAATTTTGCGGAGTATCCGCGAATTTTTGTAGAGTCTCCAGAAAATTTTCCAGAGTCTCTGAACTTTCCAGAATAGCTATTGTTCATGGGGAAAAATGGCCAATTTTatttgcgagcttctccaatccaaagggagacatgtttgagatagtttagagagtctagaattcactgaTCAACCTGTCAACACGATTCCTATCTCAAATCTCACAAATCCTTTAATTTAGTCCACAacctcaagaactcatgaacttcacaaccctagctcaaaatttgaaatctatccaaccaaCACACGAATTCTTGCCTGGATgcctaggggactcacccaagatgctttgctgAGCTTGGGGATTGTCGGCTGAAGGAAGAGAGCTCGGGGAGAGGAAGAACACTGgtgcttcttgtgcttcaatcatgaacaccaaaagacatcaaaatcgGTTCGAATCCTTCgtgaaaatgaaaataaattggagggatggatagcttacgagctAGTGATTGCATAGACACTACATGTgcacctcgattccttctcttgaggtgggattttgggagaggagagagtgcttgagagagagggagagggagcacggtggggagagagtgagctgagggagagagaggggagcagGTGGGTGCTGCCACTTTGgatggttgggatggtggggccagcTAGGAGGGCCTGCATGGAAGAGAATGAGGTCCGTTTTAactgtaattttatttttttctctctcaaaattCTTTCTCTGACACGATTGACTCTAAAAAAATTGCACTGACATTCCAAAAtacaattacacaaaattaaacataatgcttaagaagcttgattatgcttaattatgtgattatggatttgggacgtgacaaacctccccccgtAAGAAGAATCTCATCCCGAGATTCAGAAATCCTTTGGAGAAGGTGATTGCGATGAACATAGACACATGAGATGTTCCAATGTACACATATTACAATGGTAATTACAAGTTTTCAAAaagctcaggatactcggagcagatcttatcctcacgctcccaagttgctaCGTACTCGGTgcggttgctccattggactttcacAAAATTGATAGAATGACGCCGAGTTTGGCATTCTGCTTCGTCCAAAATCTAGATTGGATCactcacaatatgtaagatccgGCTGCAACTCTTGGTTTGCCACTTCAATGACTTCAGTTGGGATTTGAAGATATTTCTTTAGTTGCGACACgtggaagacattgtgaatgGCGAAGAGGGATGGGAGCAAGTCCAACTGATATGCTACCTCTCAAAGCTGGGTAACAATTTGGAATGGTCCCATGTAACGAGGCACTAGCTTCCCTCTAACTTGAAAGTGGCGAACCCCTTTGAGTggagacaccttgagatacacaaagtctccaaCGGCAAATTCAAGATCTCGACGGAGACGATCCGTATAGTTCTTCTGTCATGATTGTGCCATGAGGAGACACTTCCGAACTTTCAGAACTTGCTCTTCTgtctctttgaccaaatctagGACTAGAAAAGCTCTTCCACCGAATTTGGACCAATTCAGGGGTGTTcggcatcttcggccatagagagcttcaaacgatGACATCTTAATACTCGATTGATAgctattgttatatgagaactcgACGAACGGCAAGCAGATTTCCCACTTCTTCCTATATGTGGgaacacaagctcggagcatgtCTTCTCGAATTTGTTCACTCGTTCAATCTTACCATCGGTCTATGGGTGGTATGCGGTACTGTGGAAGAGCTtggttcccatagcttcatggaggctcctccagaaatgagaagtgaattgagtgcctcgatccaaaatgatcttcttcggaatcccatggaggcaaacaatccgagtgagatacatctccgcatattgcttgaccaGATACGTGGTTTTGATAGGAAGGAAATGAGCAGACTTCCCCTCGGTGCCGCTGTACTCTCTTCCCCAGCCGACCAAACCATCATGAACCATTAGATCCAAAATacatggcccagattagatctaaaatGTATCGGTTCAGCAGCCAACTAGAGCATGCCACATGTCCACTTTAATCTGAGTCAGCCTCCACGCCCTGTCAGCCAGCCATGTCATCGCCACGTGAGCGCCACCCTAGTAGATCTTGCTGATATGTCAGCCCAGTCATACCCAATCAGTAGCCATGTAATAAATAAGGTttttcagtacaaaaataaatctaataatgcccataaattggtaattttgtaaatagaccctgaacttttctgtaattacaaaaaagccctatctttttacatataggtccctttatttttacaaaaaggttcCTAAGCTTCCTGgtaattacaaattagtccttttcttttataaaataaaccctaatcttgttttcaGTGTAtcttttcatcgtagctccgttttaagcgattcttgcgctgttAGATTCATTTctctgagctctatctttctagataggttttatcttgttgttcttttattttatgctttgttcttagtgtgtttgtttgtgtgctttgccggtaaTTATGCGATTAGTTGGCAATACCCTCGATCGATTTGAGGAATGTTAAGACTAGGAgcaagagtacactgagcagcagcaaggagaaggaatgtatccttgatcatcttgaacctatattttaaatattttattttacaaaattacatgcaatgtctatcaacttgatgggtagtcacctatgttagggtttacctagttcttcctttacatttctTTAaacctaagtggtagttgatatgagtctcttaggtagaattgcttagccatgcttttgggatgttgggaagtgtcatatacatgtttagtggatatatgcaatggtgatgatgaacttgttttagtaacatggaaccctaggacttgggcaaagagttggTTCAATAGTGGAGGTTTATGTGGTGGGattgtggatatgttccaagcagtgttgttaggttttgttggttggttatcgccctgttggatagtctttgcctgagtatcacatataagaatcggttcatggagtgacaacccaagaaatatcgtaccaaccacgaggctgatatgggtaaggttaGCATATTAGTTAGACTCCTGGCTAGCATCCGTTTGAGTACtaggacctaatcaatggacaatgcttcatagtgatctcctggcggcacaccggtggtgtgtgttaagtgtgtcatgaacacgacaacatggaaatcatgacttgtgggtaaagttggacaacctctgcagagtgtaaaaaaagTTGTTATAACAA
Proteins encoded:
- the LOC133906175 gene encoding ribulose bisphosphate carboxylase small subunit, chloroplastic 2-like; the encoded protein is MAPSVMASSATSVAPFQGLKSTAGLPASRRSSSTGLGNINNGGRIRCMQVWPIEGIKKFETLSYLPPLTTEDLLKQIEYLIRSKWIPCLEFSKVGFVYRENARSPGYYDGRYWTMWKLPMFGCTDATQVLKELEEAKKAYPDAFVRIIGFDNVRQVQCISFIAYKPPGCEESGGA